In Equus caballus isolate H_3958 breed thoroughbred chromosome 22, TB-T2T, whole genome shotgun sequence, the sequence gacaccgtgggcatgagtcagtgaggccttgcaagtcaagctctctgaggcaggggacctgtcagtgtgttggccttggacctggctctgattcctcttctctagtttcgactttaattccctaaacagatgttccttaagatccgatgacttcgggtcttggggaacttgtctttttggtgcagggctttcaatggtcccagtaatttctattttactgtgattctcacgtatcctttgggagcttcctggcttgctggttgtcaacacattaccagtttttgactgcagagtgttgagctccttggccctgaatatgtccctggccgtgctgtgcacggaaaagggttccgacttcatctttttgtcctgtcgcccttctcttctatcactgggactcactctctcatcctttgtctcatgtttggcaccagcttgccttgcaggcagctctggggggcatctgttgcctagctgagtaaatttctgactcgctttgcctgtgatgtcacatgtgacaggcagatgagtctgcctggcacccttactcctctgaacaacctctgcaatctcttggttgataccagagggtgattgtctcggcaccccttgtccttgcctgcccataggtgaagtagcagggcaaagacgatccaggaccagggctgaatttgttgtttccgctttttcttgaagaacagatttagagcttcctctatggggctcgaagccctcggatttggagtccacttccaaagttgggttatttgaggggggacagtagaaataggtcaaggactgggatgcagcatcttccaatttaaacgcctgtatggattcaaggaccctgcagggaaggccccactccattctcatacgaaagcttttaatatgggtttccatcatctgttgtgcactggaatcaatgaagcaaagctcctggaaggtattcagggaggagtccccacccactgaaggtggcaaactcctctgtgttatttgggtgcgggatttgtcagaaagcagcaatgtctgcttgctggcatgccatgaactgcgcaccatcccagggagccgagccttACTGATTtactcaaacttcttgctcaaatgtgctttcaggacattttcaagttgtttctgatctagactttcctccaaggcccttgaatttttccctgacagacttgccacgtgactatttaggtctttctcagagtcatatgccggatccttatctgaagagctctctgggtcactcaacagatgagcttttgggccaTTCTCTGGGCTGTGCCCccgatccttccccatctccttctctacctgaagcagttctgaacccctctcatggaagcttttggattggctcaatccaacatttagatctttgttcaccgagatccgtgagagtccacgattgctttctgacttagctatctctgagaaatctcttggaggcatcatcagtgacagacactcacagatcctgcggggcaggccccaccggtgttggatgagcctctttcgaaggtgatgttccagtttcttcctcagctcatcactgagaggaaactccacaggaaggatggagatggaggcatgggcctgggaggcctgatggtaaggaaagttgggagctgaagaacaaaattcttcctgagatctttggactacagagggggaaccccacaaactttcctgttgcttctgcaacactttccattccagttgttgaatttcagatgaggtgagagactctgattcatcctggggtctatggtgacacactccacagatccttatctggggtagaggaccagatggtaggattgggagtggggatttaaggtgggcctgggacttgacctgagtgagaggtaggggctgggattggggcagggtttgaggcaagggttggggctggatctcaggcaaggatggaggtgggcgatggagaggtactggggattcttggcccatggaggcatttgagatggtattgaaaagattgtggtgcagtcacttgagtcacggatagcagagggcaaggactcgctgtgcagagatgggagaccccagaagagctgcatacatttttcctgtaaatggtcctccaagattttaggatatgggggctgctcatgca encodes:
- the LOC138920035 gene encoding spermatogenesis-associated protein 31D1-like encodes the protein MVRSSWHASKQTLLLSDKSRTQITQRSLPPSVGGDSSLNTFQELCFIDSSAQQMMETHIKSFRMRMEWGLPCRVLESIQAFKLEDAASQSLTYFYCPPSNNPTLEVDSKSEGFEPHRGSSKSVLQEKAETTNSALVLDRLCPATSPMGRQGQGVPRQSPSGINQEIAEVVQRSKGARQTHLPVTCDITGKASQKFTQLGNRCPPELPARQAGAKHETKDERVSPSDRREGRQDKKMKSEPFSVHSTARDIFRAKELNTLQSKTGNVLTTSKPGSSQRIRENHSKIEITGTIESPAPKRQVPQDPKSSDLKEHLFRELKSKLEKRNQSQVQGQHTDRSPASESLTCKASLTHAHGVSSGDMGASQVLHVHLEDTGISRKQRQEPWVPKKDRKRYEDKKFPPATMRLSPPGTNKEELGGGDAGLGTSQPTRKSFPTQITASEETLGSKSSQTSSQKAQPPPESLFRKKMNHIFQWLRPGTKGKNQEHPQEKGSPISSAQSRGLVKGRAAVTGTTTAQKTRTVPGKFPVEKLGQRCAAEVTRPQEPLPSLRKFVKTDQKAEEQAQAEPVQGHPSNYRAPSCKVPSTKSCHQEVVFAGRNYPTCSRRIRDQNRHPQKVMAFKDQLLDQKRPLSVPRREHVPHPSSTCRRQAGPGASSCSHHC